In one window of Juglans regia cultivar Chandler chromosome 3, Walnut 2.0, whole genome shotgun sequence DNA:
- the LOC108997731 gene encoding berberine bridge enzyme-like 18 — translation MKPVSSSVLIPFVITLLSSFLWATSAHTHEDFLQCLTLHAGNSTSSISQVIYTPFNSSYSSVLEFSIRNPRFSTPATPKPLVIITPLHVSQIQATIKCSQKHGMQIRVRSGGHDYEGLSYVSYVPFVIIDLINLRSINVDVENATAWVEAGAIIGEVYYRIAEKSRNFGFPAGVCPTVGVGGHFSGGGYGTMLRKYGLAADNIVDAQMIDVKGRILDRDSMGEDLFWAIRGGGGASFGVIVAWKIKLVHVPSTVTVFTVNRNLEQNATKLVHRWQYVADKLDEDLFIRVILSAANSSQEGRRTIQASFNSLYLGGIDNLLSLMQESFPELGLVREDCTEMSWIESTLYFAGFPSGESLDVLLSRTPLTRPTFFKAKSDYVMEPIPEVGLEGIWERFYQKEAEEAELILSPYGGRMSEISESAIPFPHRAGNIYKIQHLVYWEEEGIAASERHISWIRRLYSYMAVYVSKSPRAAYINYRDLDIGTNSKDGNTSYRRASIWGTKYFKSNFNRLVHVKTMVDPTNFFRNEQSIPALSSW, via the coding sequence atgaagccCGTTAGCTCTTCAGTGCTTATTCCATTTGTTATTACTCTTCTTTCCTCATTTTTATGGGCAACTTCTGCTCACACTCATGAAGACTTCCTTCAATGCCTGACCCTTCATGCTGGAAACTCCACCTCCTCAATTTCTCAAGTCATTTACACCCCATTCAATTCCTCATATTCATCTGTATTGGAATTCTCCATACGAAATCCTAGATTCTCAACACCTGCCACCCCGAAACCTCTAGTCATTATTACGCCATTGCATGTCTCCCAAATTCAAGCAACCATTAAGTGTTCCCAAAAACATGGCATGCAAATAAGAGTTAGAAGCGGTGGTCATGATTATGAGGGCCTTTCTTATGTTTCTTATGTTCCATTTGTCATAATCGATCTGATAAATCTTCGTTCAATCAATGTTGATGTAGAAAATGCAACTGCATGGGTTGAAGCCGGTGCCATTATCGGTGAAGTATACTATAGGATTGCCGAGAAAAGTAGAAACTTTGGCTTTCCGGCGGGAGTTTGCCCGACTGTGGGTGTTGGTGGACACTTCAGTGGGGGAGGGTACGGCACCATGTTGCGCAAATATGGCCTTGCTGCAGATAATATTGTTGACGCCCAAATGATTGATGTTAAGGGCAGAATCCTTGACAGAGATTCCATGGGAGAAGATCTATTTTGGGCCATTCGAGGAGGTGGAGGGGCGAGCTTTGGAGTCATTGTTGCTTGGAAAATCAAGCTGGTCCATGTTCCATCAACTGTGACTGTATTCACAGTTAATAGGAACTTGGAACAAAATGCAACCAAGCTTGTTCATCGGTGGCAATATGTTGCAGACAAGCTTGATGAAGACCTATTCATTCGCGTCATCTTAAGTGCTGCTAATTCTAGCCAAGAAGGGAGGAGAACAATACAAGCTTCATTTAATTCCTTGTATCTCGGGGGGATAGATAATCTCCTTTCATTGATGCAAGAGAGCTTCCCTGAACTGGGTTTGGTAAGAGAAGATTGCACTGAAATGAGCTGGATTGAATCTACCCTCTACTTCGCCGGGTTTCCAAGTGGAGAATCCTTGGATGTACTGCTAAGCAGGACTCCTCTAACAAGaccaacttttttcaaagcaaaatctGACTACGTGATGGAACCTATTCCAGAAGTTGGCTTGGAAGGGATTTGGGAGAGATTTTACCAAAAAGAAGCCGAGGAAGCAGAATTGATCCTGAGTCCGTATGGGGGAAGAATGAGTGAAATCTCGGAATCTGCAATTCCTTTCCCACATAGAGCTGGGAACATCTacaaaatccaacacttggtgtattgggaagaagaaggaatTGCGGCATCCGAGAGACATATAAGTTGGATCAGAAGGCTTTACAGTTACATGGCTGTCTATGTTTCAAAATCTCCAAGAGCTGCATACATCAATTATAGGGACCTTGACATAGGAACAAATAGTAAGGATGGCAACACAAGCTATAGACGGGCAAGTATATGGGgtacaaaatatttcaagagCAACTTTAACAGGTTGGTTCATGTGAAGACCATGGTCGATCCCACTAATTTCTTCAGGAATGAACAAAGCATCCCGGCTCTTTCATCCTGGTGA